In the genome of Aspergillus luchuensis IFO 4308 DNA, chromosome 2, nearly complete sequence, one region contains:
- a CDS encoding putative GARP complex subunit (Sac2) (BUSCO:EOG092621GA;~COG:U,Z;~EggNog:ENOG410PHT9;~InterPro:IPR007258;~PFAM:PF04129), translated as MWLDRISGHATPSGPQFDSRSSSPLPRRTSSRLAPAQNNRPASSRQGSALSLLSTPNDSSTSLAATAREGSSPKPSAARPRPSDVADPLEVLNGIIGKQGKTRDSSPASVAEVKPSELVEDIDFHGLSLEDFIAEEEQPRRAWQSDVGAQTIQQFEKERDKFQDLHSAITGCDDVSKSVEMYLNDFQNELGAVSAEIESLQSRSIQLNAMLENRRNVEQLLGPAVEEISLSPKTVRLVAEGPIDENWVKALNEIETRTASIEAKASGTNSSKSIEDVRPLLGDIKKKAVERIRDYLVSQIRALRSPNINAQIIQQQRLVKFKDLYGYISRAHPTLTGEITQAYINTMRWYYLSHFTRYHQALEKIKVYPSDRNEVLGGDPSSHKTGNIVPGGRAGSAAHDPFSLGRRVDILRAGNQMAISSYLAEEDNAFHGLEVPFRNFNLALLDNVSAEYSFMTEMFSTLGFQQISRKAVEIFEPVFTLGQALTKHLIEQTTDALGVLICVRLNQQAAFELQRRKVPVADSYVNGTNMQLWPRFQVIMDTQCESLKRVAANTGRSAVSALSLAGGDDLNKSFAPHFLTQRFGQLLHGILVLSSEAGDDEPVANSLGRLTTEFDNLLAKLSRIGGDAKRRERFLYNNYSLVLAIISDTHGKLATEQKQHLEDMLKNVGKRG; from the exons ATGTGGCTAGACCGCATTTCGGGTCATGCGACGCCCTCCGGTCCCCAATTTGATAGTCGCAGCAGCTCTCCCTTGCCTCGAAGGACCTCATCTCGCTTGGCTCCGGCTCAGAACAATCGCCCCGCCTCCAGTCGCCAAGGTTCGGCGTTGTCTCTCTTGTCGACTCCGAACGACTCATCTACTTCCCTCGCTGCGACTGCACGTGAAGGTTCCTCGCCTAAACCGAGTGCCGCAAGACCCCGCCCATCCGATGTTGCTGATCCGCTCGAGGTTTTGAATGGGATCATTGGAAAACAAGGCAAAACAAGAGACAGCTCTCCAGCGTCCGTCGCGGAAGTGAAACCCTCGGAGCTTGTGGAGGACATTGATTTCCATGGACTCAGCCTGGAAGATTTTATcgcggaagaagaacaacctAGAAGAGCATGGCAAAGTGATGTCGGCGCCCAGACCATCCAGCAGttcgagaaggaaagggacaAATTTCAGGACCTGCACTCGGCAATCACTGGCTGCGATGACGTCTCCAAGTCAGTTGAAATGTACTTGAATGACTTTCAGAATGAATTGGGAGCTGTATCAGCAGAAATAGAGAGTTTGCAATCTCGTTCGATACAGCTGAATGCGATGCTAGAGAACCGACGGAATGTTGAACAGCTGCTTGGACCTGCTGTGGAGGAAATCAGCTTGTCTCCGAAGACCGTCCGATTAGTGGCGGAGGGACCTATTGATGAGAACTGGGTCAAGGCTCTGAACGAGATCGAGACTCGGACGGCTAGCATCGAAGCCAAGGCCTCAGGCACCAATAGTAGCAAGTCTATCGAAGATGTGCGGCCTCTGCTGGGTgatatcaagaagaag GCAGTGGAGCGGATCCGGGACTATCTGGTGTCTCAAATTCGAGCCCTGCGATCTCCGAACATCAATGCACAGAtcatccagcagcagcgactAGTTAAGTTCAAGGACTTGTACGGCTACATATCACGAGCCCACCCCACTCTCACGGGAGAAATCACTCAGGCCTACATCAATACGATGCGATGGTATTACCTGTCGCATTTCACAAGGTATCACCAAGCACTCGAAAAAATCAAGGTCTATCCGAGCGACCGGAATGAGGTATTAGGAGGGGATCCATCCTCACATAAAACAG GTAACATTGTTCCCGGTGGCCGAGCTGGTTCTGCGGCGCACGACCCCTTCTCTCTCGGCAGGAGAGTCGACATACTTAGGGCAGGTAATCAAATGGCAATATCTTCCTACTTGGCAGAGGAGGACAATGCTTTCCACGGACTCGAAGTCCCTTTCCGAAACTTCAACCTTGCTCTCCTAGATAATGTTTCCGCCGAATACTCGTTCATGACCGAGATGTTCTCCACATTGGGCTTCCAACAGATATCTCGCAAGGCCGTTGAGATCTTCGAACCAGTCTTCACCCTTGGGCAGGCCCTGACCAAGCACCTGATCGAGCAGACTACAGATGCGCTCGGAGTTCTGATCTGCGTGCGATTGAACCAGCAAGCCGCTTTCGAATTGCAGCGACGCAAGGTACCGGTGGCCGACTCCTATGTCAACGGAACCAACATGCAATTGTGGCCTCGGTTCCAAGTCATCATGGACACGCAGTGCGAGTCATTGAAACGGGTAGCAGCGAACACCGGCCGTAGTGCGGTCTCCGCATTGTCTCTTGCTGGAGGAGACGATCTCAACAAGTCATTCGCACCTCATTTTCTCACTCAGCGTTTTGGACAACTCCTGCACGGCATTTTGGTGCTGAGCAGTGAAGCCGGGGATGACGAGCCAGTGGCCAATAGTCTGGGCCGATTGACCACAGAGTTTGACAATCTTCTAGCAAAGCTTAGCCGGATTGGCGGCGACGCCAAacggagggagaggtttCTTTACAATAATTATTCGCTTGTTCTGGCTATTATTAGT GATACCCATGGCAAACTAGCCACCGAACAGAAACAG CATTTGGAAGACATGCTCAAGAACGTAGGCAAGCGTGGCTAA
- a CDS encoding NAD(P)/FAD-dependent oxidoreductase (COG:E;~EggNog:ENOG410PHK4;~InterPro:IPR006076,IPR036188;~PFAM:PF01266,PF13450;~go_function: GO:0016491 - oxidoreductase activity [Evidence IEA];~go_process: GO:0055114 - oxidation-reduction process [Evidence IEA]), with protein sequence MIPRSHPITMATHILRSIPNGRLFSRRAFSSTAASRADVTHAVIGAGVVGLAVARQLAMKEGTSTILLERHDAPGTETSSRNSEVIHAGLYYGADTLKTSLCIKGKELLYALCAQHNIPHRNTKKWIVAQTPEQWEACLRVHEHAKRIGVPTRILGQEEAQRREPEVRALAGIVESPTTGIIDSHSLMTYLQGDFEDRGGDCAFMTQVTGIEPLPASEGGGYRISAVSADGSETTITAETVINSAGNGACAINNMVMPAERHRKAYFAKGTYFSYSASTPKTSVLVYPTTLPGTGGLGTHLTLDMGGRIRFGPDVEWVEDPSDLRPSPARLQQALPEIRAYLPNVDVEAIALDYCGIRPKLGKGGAVNTGKGFQDFVIQEEEGFPGFVNLLGIESPGLTSCLAIGERVRDILYA encoded by the exons ATGATCCCACGGAGTCACCCAATTACCATGGCCACCCATATCCTCCGTTCCATTCCCAATGGTCGCCTTTTCTCGCGGCGTGCCTTCTCCAGCACTGCCGCCTCCAGGGCCGACGTCACACATGCG GTTATAGGCGCAGGGGTCGTCGGACTGGCAGTTGCGCGCCAACTAGCCATGAAAGAGGGCACATCGACAATTCTGCTCGAGAGACATGACGCGCCAGGGACGGAGACGAGTAGTCGCAATTCAGAG GTCATCCACGCAGGCCTCTACTACGGCGCCGACACCCTCAAAACCTCCCTCTGCATCAAAGGCAAAGAGCTCCTGTACGCACTCTGCGCCCAGCACAACATCCCGCACCGCAACACCAAGAAATGGATTGTCGCCCAAACCCCAGAACAATGGGAAGCCTGTCTGCGCGTGCACGAGCATGCCAAACGCATCGGCGTCCCCACGCGCATCCTAGGCCAGGAAGAAGCGCAGCGGCGCGAACCTGAAGTGCGCGCCCTGGCCGGCATCGTGGAGAGCCCGACAACCGGCATCATCGACAGTCATTCCTTAATGACCTATCTACAAGGAGATTTCGAAGATCGCGGCGGAGACTGCGCGTTCATGACACAGGTGACGGGCATTGAACCCCTCCCTGCTAGTGAGGGCGGCGGATACCGGATCAGCGCTGTGTCAGCGGACGGGAGCGAGACGACCATCACGGCGGAGACAGTGATCAACAGTGCAGGCAATGGGGCCTGTGCGATCAATAACATGGTGATGCCGGCTGAGCGGCATCGAAAAGCTTATTTCGCCAAGGGGACGTATTTCTCTTACTCGGCTTCCACGCCGAAGACCTCGGTGCTGGTGTATCCGACTACGCTGCCGGGAACGGGCGGGCTAGGGACCCATTTGACCCTTGACATGGGCGGCAGGATCCGGTTTGGGCCGGATGTcgagtgggtggaggatCCGAGTGATTTGAGGCCCAGTCCGGCAAGGTTGCAGCAGGCGTTGCCGGAGATCAGGGCGTATTTGCCTaatgtggatgttgaggcgATCGCTTTGGATTATTGTGGGATCCGGCCTAagttggggaagggaggggcgGTGAATACAGGGAAAGGGTTTCAGGATTTTGTGAttcaggaggaggaagggttTCCTGGGTTTGTGAATTTGTTGGGCATTGAGAGTCCTGGATTGACGAGTTGTTTGGCCattggggagagggtgagagaTATCCTGTATGCTTAg
- the RRN7 gene encoding TFIIB-type zinc finger domain-containing protein (COG:K;~EggNog:ENOG410PI9J;~InterPro:IPR033599,IPR021752;~PFAM:PF11781;~go_component: GO:0070860 - RNA polymerase I core factor complex [Evidence IEA];~go_function: GO:0001164 - RNA polymerase I core promoter sequence-specific DNA binding [Evidence IEA];~go_process: GO:0001188 - RNA polymerase I preinitiation complex assembly [Evidence IEA];~go_process: GO:0006360 - transcription by RNA polymerase I [Evidence IEA]), with translation MEYITRGVCGQEGCRERRYYLDNGLWFCRRGHQQEGRQVEEDPEDFNTQGRTSRVKKAAAEKSQKTYRGRQAYSLFLQVYQLILWKQCHALVHHRGFPSELESVVRDLWALRLETYAEKINDPSEQDEEPEFFSSQVTSGLDGSDDTRFRGRQATWPRLIDSIALCYLGALLMRLPVGVGDFYRMVMRGDVPFIRIVKVIPREMRDKLPQEFISILETTRLLQAEHLHGAVSDLLLLYHNKFSMQFPSLNWPVLLYKYVKRLALPLDIHPAAKKLQHLLGFDFEYPTSISGRRRPLQLPELQLVALVVITTKLLFPFDDVERYPATVEEPTVQVIDWNLWSQIQRHYDNRETPAGQLGKGKEILVTERDVFGMTPSQLDEYMNWYENSWLDPSKVSNPLVDLFPTGPSAGESQTTAPTPDITDEEALDELNKASTSQLRARQVIADNNLDTPRPGCSYTRYRTESDLPDTARSFYETAAKVAGVSLSTLIRAVSQAENKINRWLEEQRRVEYFGSMGMDFTRDSSADPDNDEESMSELEDGDLS, from the exons ATGGAGTACATCACCCGAGGGGTTTGCGGGCAGGAAGGGTGCCGTGAACGACGGTATTATCTGGATAATGGCCTCTGGTTCTGCAGGCGGGGTCATCAACAAGAG GGACgtcaagtcgaagaagatcccGAAGACTTTAACACGCAAGGCCGGACAAGTCGCGTAAAGAAGGCTGCAGCGGAGAAGTCTCAAAAGA CATACCGGGGACGCCAGGCTTATAGTCTATTTCTGCAAGTCTACCAATTGATCCTCTGGAAGCAATGTCACGCGCTGGTCCATCACCGCGGCTTTCCGTCCGAGTTGGAG TCTGTCGTTCGCGATCTTTGGGCGCTCCGATTGGAGACGTACGCCGAAAAGATTAATGATCCTTCAGAACAGGATGAGGAGCCTGAGTTCTTCAGCTCGCAGGTCACCTCGGGGCTTGATGGATCCGACGACACCAGGTTCAGAGGAAGGCAGGCTACATGGCCTCGCCTTATTGATAGCATTGCTTTGTGCTATCTAGGCGCCCTGTTAATGAGGCTTCCAGTGGGTGTTGGGGATTTCTATCG AATGGTAATGCGTGGTGATGTTCCTTTCATCAGGATTGTAAAGGTTATCCCTCGAGAGATGAGGGATAAATTGCCACAAGAGTTCATTTCGATACTTGAGACCACG AGGCTACTCCAAGCCGAGCACCTTCATGGGGCTGTCTCAGaccttctgctgctttatCATAACAAATTCAGCATGCAATTTCCATCTTTGAACTGGCCAGTCttgttatataaatatgtcAAGAGACTTGCGCTTCCTC TGGACATTCACCCGGCCGCAAAGAAGTTGCAGCATCTTCTAGGGTTCGACTTTGAATACCCTACAAGCATatctggaaggagaaggccactCCAACTGCCCGAGCTGCAACTAGTCGCTCTGGTTGTCATCACTACCAAGCTTCTGTTCCCGTTTGACGATGTTGAACGATATCCCGCGACTGTTGAAGAGCCCACAGTGCAAGTGATCGACTGGAATCTTTGGTCACAAATACAGAGGCATTATGACAATCGAGAGACGCCTGCGGGTCAGCTTGGCAAGGGAAAGGAGATATTGGTGACTGAGAGAGACGTCTTCGGTATGACGCCATCCCAGCTCGACGAGTATATGAACTGGTACGAGAATAGCTGGCTCGATCCAAGTAAAG TATCAAATCCCCTCGTAGATCTCTTTCCGACTGGTCCAAGTGCTGGAGAAAGCCAGACCACAGCTCCTACTCCAGACATAACAGATGAGGAAGCTCTTGATGAATTGAACAAGGCGTCCACCAGCCAATTAAGAGCAAGACAGGTCATTGCAGATAACAACCTGGACACTCCACGGCCGGGATGCTCCTACACTCGGTATCGAACCGAATCTGATCTTCCGGATACTGCGAGGTCATTCTACGAGACAGCTGCCAAGGTAGCCGGTGTTTCCCTATCTACATTGATTAGGGCTGTATCACaagcagaaaataaaatcaacCGGTGGCTTGAAGAGCAGCGGCGGGTTGAGTACTTTGGATCGATGGGCATGGACTTCACTCGGGACTCCAGTGCGGATCCAgacaatgatgaagagagCATGTCTgagctggaggatggtgacTTAAGTTGA
- the TIF51 gene encoding Eukaryotic translation initiation factor eIF-5A (COG:J;~EggNog:ENOG410PMXH;~InterPro:IPR020189,IPR019769,IPR008991,IPR001884, IPR012340,IPR014722;~PFAM:PF01287;~go_function: GO:0003723 - RNA binding [Evidence IEA];~go_function: GO:0003746 - translation elongation factor activity [Evidence IEA];~go_function: GO:0043022 - ribosome binding [Evidence IEA];~go_process: GO:0045901 - positive regulation of translational elongation [Evidence IEA];~go_process: GO:0045905 - positive regulation of translational termination [Evidence IEA]), with product MADEHETFESADAGASATYPMQCSALRKNGHVVIKGRPCKIVEMSTSKTGKHGHAKVHIVAIDIFTQKKLEDLSPSTHNMDVPNVYRKEYQLLDVTDDDFLSLMDEAGNTKDDVKVPEGEVGDRIRRMFHEEEKDCNVTILSSMGEQVCMDVKEAPKGN from the exons atggctgacGAG CACGAGACCTTCGAGTCCGCCGATGCCGGCGCCTCGGCCACCTACCCCATGCAGTGCTCTGCCCTGCGCAAGAACGGTCACGTTGTCATCAAGGGCCGCCCCTGCAAGATCGTTGAGATGTCCACCTCCAAGACTGGCAAGCACGGTCACGCCAAGGTCcacatcgttgccatcgataTCTTCACCCagaagaagcttgaggatctgtccccctccacccacaaCATGGATGTCCCCAACGTCTACCGCAAGGAATACCAGCTC CTTGACGTTACTGACGACGACTTCCTTTCCCTGATGGACGAGGCCGGTAACACCAAGGACGACGTCAAGGTTCCCGAGGGTGAGGTTGGCGACCGTATCCGCCGCATGTTccacgaggaggagaaggactGCA ACGTCACCATCCTGTCCTCCATGGGCGAGCAGGTCTGCATGGATGTCAAGGAGGCTCCCAAGGGCAACTAA
- a CDS encoding uncharacterized protein (COG:S;~EggNog:ENOG410Q230), with protein MTTHLQHPPYPHHHTSYNPYHPYTIPNHAHAHAHTQTQTKKQRSRPNRRQRQHQHPTPSSPSSSKSSNSNRCFTWLLLPRQSNTHIAKNRSSFSSYRRAPCKIANQRVLGVGTVQLRVQRAPDDPRTNTLVLHDVLHMPNARCNGISVAKYTGESEEETASEGGSSAGERAVVEEVENGGIVKVKSEREDGEGLWFARGRGLNNKDGDVDGDDGLRVVLAGERRDDAGAAGEGGAGGKGIMGVVASKEELEMLSERVRNRSWV; from the coding sequence ATGACCACCCACCTACAACACCCACCatatcctcaccatcacACCTCTTACAACCCCTACCACCCCTACACTATCCCCAACCACGCCCACGCCCACGCCCacacccaaacccaaaccaagAAACAACGCTCACGTCCAAACCGACGCCAAcgccaacaccagcaccccACGCCCTCCTCCCCGTCCTCATCcaaaagcagcaacagcaaccgcTGCTTCACCtggctcctcctcccccgacaAAGCAACACACACATCGCCAAAAACCGCTCTTCATTCAGCAGCTACCGGCGAGCACCATGCAAGATCGCGAATCAGCGGGTGCTAGGCGTAGGAACAGTGCAGCTCCGCGTGCAACGGGCACCGGACGACCCGCGCACGAATACTCTTGTTTTGCATGACGTGCTGCATATGCCGAATGCGAGGTGTAATGGGATTAGTGTGGCGAAGTATACgggggagagtgaggaggagacggCGTCAGAGGGGGGTAGTAGTGCTGGGGAGAGGGCGGTTGTGGAAGAGGTTGAAAATGGGGGTATTGTGAAGGTGAagagtgagagggaggatggggaggggttgtGGTTTgcgagggggaggggcttgAATAATAAAGATGGGGacgtggatggggatgatgggttgAGGGTTGTCTTggcgggggagaggagggatgatgctggtgctgctggggagggtggtgctggtggtaaAGGGATCATGGGGGTGGTTGCGTcgaaggaggaattggagatgttgagTGAGAGGGTTAGGAATCGGTCGTGGGTATAA
- a CDS encoding FTFMHR domain-containing protein (COG:K;~EggNog:ENOG410PUAT;~InterPro:IPR036236,IPR007219,IPR013087;~PFAM:PF04082,PF00096,PF12874;~TransMembrane:3 (i376-401o421-440i718-738o);~go_function: GO:0003677 - DNA binding [Evidence IEA];~go_function: GO:0008270 - zinc ion binding [Evidence IEA];~go_process: GO:0006351 - transcription, DNA-templated [Evidence IEA]) — protein MMVLRKCTICDRRFKKTEHFKRHERSHTKEKPYECAVCHKRFSRSDVLSRHARGHNQPAANAAVGPGAGIPATPTNQAPAHRPSTMTAGNQNYILNMGAESARPLQHGSSAPHNFTLSAALDQQSTSLDFLANVSAHQPRTEPVANQIMANEHQGYLGWNDVPVPDQQCYRGTVLDPLHNDILQFWLEPQGDSISQQGSIDLRGSSNFGMLGETVASSEQPRPSIDSMSLSTGSSIPTERFARVQRYWLAPSNNTGRLMNSLWHDVAYSDQDNVFAFRPTHSSSAPSGYLQGSRYGVDEECRQRLYRMFNQSQGQSQMRSSEATAVSPFTQPHRNSNFPPAEILDMALDLFFRDFHPLVPFIHIPTFSAKDARPSLLYAMCLIGMVLLGTKGTLSFVVNNFSSMLGSITADLAKCSVGVEGSMSTVSTFAAAFLFLNLAAMTGEKEHLEKCQMLYVNLISIAQRHGLFAAREGQVLDTHLFDAVPNTETRWKAWSKVESVKRLITGLLLLDSWYSSFMSTSPIIVPDSVQLILPCDEALFRATSSTRWVQLSGSDQVSLMPTILMPSENVDIPTLRSPIDDFCMYAVLAMVQSRLSEAYYRLLSNRASYPFAPCNTYAMDGRARCLPSLQLQLTSKYGDVLDRLNPNAAVMWHNMCMTLTADTQIFDMAAGRSGPGPARKALDDIAAWSQTPAARRACLHAAHIYRAMTNRRASDHTMFHSVFSLFYAALVLGLYVFMVPSTSEMQQGGHSIELFDDIDWQKVGTEGFTSFMEPREGQPFPPSEEPALNFIRNGGTIYLRGVPIQGGYQAARRVLLDYAGLLKDTGKWSVRKFSYVLHIMSDVLMDVE, from the exons ATGATGGTGTTGCGAAAGTGCACCATATGCGATCGACGGTTCAAGAAAACGGAGCATTTCAAGCGCCACGAACGCTCAC ATACCAAGGAGAAGCCCTATGAATGCGCTGTCTGTCATAAGCGATTTTCACGAAG TGATGTCCTAAGCCGCCATGCCAGGGGTCATAATCAACCAGCTGCCAATGCAGCGGTTGGACCAGGTGCTGGTATTCCTGCCACACCTACCAATCAAGCTCCTGCTCATCGACCATCAACTATGACAGCGGGGAATCAGAACTACATTCTTAATATGGGTGCGGAGAGTGCTCGCCCGCTCCAGCATGGTTCGTCGGCACCTCACAATTTCACATTGTCCGCGGCTCTCGATCAGCAGTCAACTTCCCTGGACTTTCTTGCCAACGTATCTGCTCATCAACCTCGCACTGAACCAGTAGCTAATCAGATCATGGCAAATGAGCATCAAGGTTACCTTGGCTGGAATGACGTGCCTGTTCCGGACCAGCAATGCTACAGAGGGACAGTTCTTGATCCATTGCATAACGACATACTGCAGTTCTGGTTGGAGCCCCAGGGGGACTCTATCTCACAGCAAGGATCGATAGACCTCAGGGGGAGTTCTAATTTCGGCATGTTAGGGGAGACCGTTGCTTCTTCAGAGCAACCACGACCATCTATTGATAGCATGAGCTTGAGCACTGGAAGTAGTATTCCAACTGAACGGTTTGCACGTGTTCAGCGCTATTGGCTTGctccatccaacaacacTGGGCGGCTCATGAACAGCTTATGGCATGATGTAGCCTACAGCGACCAGGACAATGTGTTCGCTTTCAGGCCAACCCACTCTTCCAGCGCCCCGTCGGGTTACCTGCAGGGGTCAAGGTACGGCGTCGATGAAGAGTGCAGGCAGCGTCTGTACAGAATGTTCAACCAGAGCCAAGGTCAATCTCAGATGCGTTCTTCTGAGGCTACTGCAGTCTCGCCCTTTACCCAACCACATCGCAATTCCAATTTTCCTCCTGCGGAAATCCTGGACATGGCACTAGATTTGTTCTTCCGCGACTTTCATCCACTGGTGCCGTTTATCCACATCCCAACATTCTCTGCAAAAGACGCCCGTCCATCCTTGCTCTATGCCATGTGTCTCATTGGCATGGTCCTGTTGGGAACCAAAGGCACGTTAAGCTTCGTCGTCAATAACTTCTCG TCCATGCTTGGAAGTATTACAGCAGACTTAGCCAAGTGTTCAGTTGGAGTCGAGGGTTCTATGTCCACCGTGTCTACTTTTGCAGCTGCATTTCTGTTTCTGAATTTGGCTGCCATGACAGGG GAGAAGGAGCACCTTGAGAAGTGCCAGATGCTCTATGTTAATCTCATATCG ATCGCACAGCGGCACGGACTCTTCGCAGCTAGGGAAGGGCAGGTGCTTGACACGCACCTGTTCGACGCCGTCCCTAATACTGAGACTCGGTGGAAAGCCTGGAGCAAGGTAGAATCAGTAAAACG GCTTATAACTGGACTACTGCTGCTCGACTCTTGGTACTCATCGTTCATGTCTACGAGTCCGATTATCGTGCCAGACTCTGTTCAACTGATACTGCCGTGTGATGAAGCGCTCTTTCGAGCTACCTCTTCCACGCGCTGGGTGCAGCTAAGCGGTAGCGACCAAGTCAGCTTGATGCCTACGATACTGATGCCATCGGAGAATGTCGACATTCCAACACTTCGCAGCCCGATAGATGATTTCTGCATGTATGCAGTACTAGCAATGGTTCAGTCGCGGCTCTCAGAAGCATACTATCGACTCCTTTCAAATCGTGCCAGCTATCCCTTCGCCCCCTGCAATACATATGCCATGGACGGGCGTGCAAGATGTCTGCCATCACTTCAGCTCCAGCTAACAAGCAAATATGGCGATGTGCTGGACCGGCTCAATCCAAACGCAGCCGTCATGTGGCACAATATGTGCATGACGCTAACAGCAGACACCCAAATCTTCGACATGGCAGCTGGCCGTTCTGGCCCAGGCCCTGCCCGAAAAGCACTCGATGACATTGCAGCATGGTCGCAAACACCGGCTGCCAGACGAGCTTGCTTGCATGCAGCACACATCTACCGAGCAATGACGAATAGGAGGGCATCAGACCATACAATGTTCCATTCTGTATTCTCCCTATTCTACGCAGCACTGGTGCTGGGTCTTTACGTCTTCATGGTGCCAAGTACATCTGAGATGCAGCAAGGTGGACACTCCATCGAGCTTTTCGATGATATTGATTGGCAAAAGGTGGGCACTGAGGGGTTCACCAGCTTCATGGAGCCTCGGGAAGGCCAACCTTTCCCGCCGTCTGAAGAACCAGCATTGAATTTTATTCGAAACGGCGGCACGATATACCTACGCGGTGTTCCCATCCAGGGAGGCTATCAAGCAGCCCGCCGCGTTCTACTGGACTACGCAGGACTGCTAAAGGATACAGGGAAGTGGAGCGTACGAAAGTTTTCATATGTGCTGCATATCATGAGCGATGTGCTAATGGATGTGGAATGA